From a region of the Mobula birostris isolate sMobBir1 chromosome 28, sMobBir1.hap1, whole genome shotgun sequence genome:
- the LOC140188896 gene encoding histone H1-like — MTETAPAETAPPAAPAAAKTTPKKKAAARSKPAGPKLGEQIDKIVADCRDRKGMSAVAIMKALTSSGVDVGKRCAQIRMCIRKRVESGSLVQTKGAGLSGSFKSGQEKSAVKAVKKANKPSVKKSAIKKSPSKKSGAKNPAAKKAVAKKPAAKKAAAKKPAAKKAAAKKPAAKKAAAKKPAAKKTAAKKPAASKPKSPKKLAAPKKAAKKTAVKK; from the coding sequence ATGACCGAGACAGCACCCGCCGAAACGGCTCCTCCAGCCGCACCCGCCGCCGCAAAGACGACTCCCAAGAAGAAGGCGGCCGCCCGGAGCAAACCAGCCGGTCCCAAGCTGGGCGAACAAATCGATAAGATTGTGGCGGATTGTCGCGATAGGAAGGGGATGTCCGCTGTGGCCATCATGAAGGCTCTGACCAGCAGCGGTGTCGATGTGGGGAAACGTTGCGCCCAGATCAGGATGTGCATAAGGAAGAGAGTGGAAAGCGGCTCCTTGGTTCAGACCAAGGGCgcgggtctttcgggatcctttaAATCCGGTCAAGAAAAAAGTGCTGTGAAAGCGGTGAAGAAAGCGAACAAGCCATCGGTAAAGAAATCTGCCATCAAGAAATCTCCCAGCAAGAAGTCTGGCGCCAAGAACCCAGCGGCTAAGAAAGCGGTAGCTAAGAAACCAGCGGCTAAAAAAGCGGCAGCTAAGAAACCAGCGGCTAAAAAAGCGGCAGCTAAGAAACCAGCGGCTAAAAAAGCGGCAGCTAAGAAACCAGCGGCTAAAAAAACGGCAGCTAAGAAACCAGCGGCGTCGAAGCCAAAGAGCCCCAAGAAACTCGCAGCCCCGAAGAAGGCGGCCAAGAAGACAGCAGTCAAAAAGTGA